One genomic segment of Aquipluma nitroreducens includes these proteins:
- the lepB gene encoding signal peptidase I, translating into MKELLSNKWFKFALVGFIYLLWVIWIESYLWLIGLAVIFDIYISKKVHWAFWKKKNTPDGKQTKVVEWVDAIIFAVIAATFIRMFFIEAYTIPTSSMEKSMLIGDYLFVSKTSYGPKLPNTPLSFPFVHHTMPFSKTQKSYVEWIKNPYKRIAGFGKVKNNDVVVFNFPEGDTVAVNVQNQSYYSLVRNYGRKRVWDEKETFGEIIARPVDKRENYIKRCVGIAGDVIELKGGQLYVNGKEQTHFPGMQRESIVTTDGTGLNKRMLEQMNIAEDDRHVISNTQYLFPLTLENEQKLKALKNVKSLQPTVVPAGNWDQNIFPFSNKYPWNVDNFGPLEIPKKGQTVKLTLDNLPLYERIIDLYEENDLIVKDSTIYINGSVADSYTFKMDYYWMMGDNRNNSADSRYWGFVPEDHIVGKAVFIWLSLDKDQPFYNKIRWSRLFSFVH; encoded by the coding sequence ATGAAGGAATTACTTTCAAACAAATGGTTCAAGTTTGCCCTTGTTGGATTTATATACTTGCTATGGGTAATCTGGATCGAAAGCTATTTGTGGCTGATCGGCCTTGCCGTAATTTTCGATATTTACATTTCGAAAAAAGTACACTGGGCTTTCTGGAAAAAGAAAAATACTCCCGACGGAAAACAAACAAAAGTAGTTGAATGGGTTGATGCCATTATCTTTGCGGTAATTGCGGCCACCTTCATCCGTATGTTTTTCATCGAAGCCTACACCATTCCAACTTCCTCGATGGAAAAATCGATGCTGATTGGCGATTACCTGTTTGTAAGCAAAACCTCATACGGTCCAAAACTTCCAAATACACCGCTTTCATTCCCGTTTGTGCATCACACCATGCCTTTCTCGAAAACCCAGAAATCGTACGTCGAGTGGATCAAAAATCCGTACAAACGAATTGCTGGTTTTGGAAAAGTAAAAAACAACGATGTGGTGGTTTTCAATTTTCCCGAAGGTGATACCGTCGCCGTGAATGTTCAGAACCAAAGCTATTATTCGTTGGTTCGCAATTATGGCCGGAAACGTGTTTGGGACGAAAAGGAAACATTTGGCGAAATCATTGCCCGTCCGGTTGATAAACGCGAAAATTACATCAAACGGTGCGTGGGTATTGCCGGTGATGTGATTGAGCTGAAAGGCGGACAACTTTATGTAAATGGTAAAGAGCAGACTCATTTCCCCGGAATGCAGCGCGAAAGCATTGTAACCACCGACGGAACCGGTTTGAACAAACGGATGTTGGAGCAAATGAATATTGCTGAAGATGATCGTCATGTGATATCAAATACGCAATATCTGTTTCCATTAACGCTTGAAAACGAACAGAAGCTGAAGGCCTTGAAAAATGTAAAATCGCTTCAACCAACAGTGGTACCTGCCGGAAACTGGGATCAGAACATTTTCCCATTCAGCAATAAGTACCCTTGGAATGTGGATAATTTCGGGCCGCTCGAAATTCCGAAAAAAGGTCAAACGGTGAAACTCACCTTGGACAACCTGCCATTGTATGAGCGCATTATCGACTTATACGAAGAAAACGACCTCATAGTAAAAGACAGTACCATTTACATTAACGGCTCGGTTGCCGACAGCTATACCTTCAAAATGGATTATTACTGGATGATGGGCGACAACCGCAACAATTCGGCTGACTCGCGCTATTGGGGTTTTGTTCCTGAAGACCACATTGTTGGGAAAGCAGTATTCATCTGGCTTTCGTTGGACAAAGATCAACCGTTCTACAACAAAATTCGCTGGAGCCGTTTGTTCTCGTTTGTTCATTAG
- the dapB gene encoding 4-hydroxy-tetrahydrodipicolinate reductase, whose protein sequence is MKIALIGYGKMGKEIEKIALNRGHEIVLKIDITNPEDLNLTNLKKADVAIEFTTPASATANYKLCFEAGIPVVSGTTGWLEKQAEVYQLCKDLNGTFFYTSNFSLGVNIFFALNKKLAELMANHPEYSVEMTEIHHTQKLDAPSGTAITLAEGIIENISTKKSWVNHTTGLADEIGIISEREGQVPGTHIINYDSEVDYIEITHCAKNRKGLAFGAVLAAEYSFGKKGILSMNDLLNL, encoded by the coding sequence ATGAAGATTGCATTAATCGGTTACGGAAAGATGGGGAAAGAGATCGAAAAAATAGCTCTTAACCGCGGACACGAAATAGTATTGAAAATTGATATTACCAACCCAGAAGATTTGAATTTGACCAATCTGAAAAAAGCAGATGTTGCGATTGAATTCACCACGCCTGCTTCGGCCACAGCCAATTACAAGTTATGTTTCGAAGCTGGAATTCCGGTAGTTAGTGGAACGACCGGTTGGCTTGAAAAACAGGCAGAAGTGTATCAATTGTGTAAGGATTTGAATGGGACTTTCTTCTATACTTCGAATTTCAGTCTGGGAGTGAATATCTTTTTTGCACTAAATAAAAAACTAGCAGAACTAATGGCTAACCACCCTGAATATTCGGTTGAAATGACGGAAATTCATCATACCCAAAAGCTGGATGCGCCTAGCGGCACTGCCATAACTCTTGCCGAAGGAATTATCGAAAATATTTCAACTAAAAAATCATGGGTTAATCATACCACTGGGCTTGCCGACGAAATTGGTATTATTTCGGAACGCGAAGGTCAGGTTCCCGGCACACACATCATCAATTACGATTCGGAAGTTGATTACATTGAAATAACCCATTGTGCAAAAAACCGAAAAGGACTTGCTTTCGGAGCTGTTTTAGCTGCCGAATACAGTTTCGGCAAAAAAGGAATTTTGTCGATGAATGATTTGCTAAATCTTTAA
- a CDS encoding HAD hydrolase family protein — protein sequence MLKLVATDLDGTFLKNDKSISKENIDMLHSLGKNGIVRVIATGRNLKKTIEVIPSEIPFDYIVFSSGAGVYDSKNSKLLYHKNLSKVVVQQLVDFLVENDLNFHLFKPVPENHNCWYHRGSVTCSEFESYFEYLRSHSEPLPHNKLINSEACQFLVVFPNNLERFLSLKSAIENQFQEVKVVRTSSPLETGYIWMEIFHQSVSKGNGVKFVCDVLNIEHEFTLGIGNDFNDLDLLEFTNYSYIVENGPDEMKNRFLLASSNEENAFARAIEKHL from the coding sequence ATGTTAAAACTTGTTGCAACTGATTTGGACGGAACTTTTTTGAAGAACGACAAGTCAATTTCCAAAGAGAATATTGATATGCTTCACTCTTTAGGTAAAAATGGTATTGTGCGGGTAATTGCCACTGGTCGAAACCTTAAAAAGACCATTGAGGTTATTCCTTCGGAAATTCCATTCGATTACATCGTTTTTTCTTCCGGGGCCGGAGTGTATGATTCAAAAAACAGTAAGCTGCTGTATCATAAAAATCTGAGTAAAGTAGTTGTCCAGCAGTTGGTTGATTTTTTGGTTGAAAACGATCTCAATTTTCACCTTTTTAAGCCTGTTCCGGAGAACCATAACTGTTGGTATCATCGCGGAAGTGTTACATGTTCCGAATTTGAGAGCTATTTTGAATATCTCCGGTCGCATTCAGAACCATTACCGCACAACAAGCTAATCAATTCAGAAGCTTGTCAGTTTCTGGTTGTTTTCCCGAACAATTTAGAGCGTTTCTTGTCTCTTAAAAGTGCTATTGAGAATCAATTTCAGGAGGTGAAAGTGGTTCGTACAAGCTCGCCATTGGAAACCGGGTACATTTGGATGGAAATTTTTCATCAGTCGGTCTCGAAAGGGAATGGGGTTAAATTTGTTTGTGATGTTTTAAATATTGAACATGAATTTACATTAGGTATCGGCAACGATTTCAACGATTTAGACTTACTGGAGTTTACCAATTATTCATACATCGTTGAAAACGGACCTGATGAAATGAAAAATCGCTTTTTGTTGGCCAGTTCGAACGAAGAAAATGCTTTTGCAAGAGCCATCGAAAAACACTTATAA
- a CDS encoding M16 family metallopeptidase yields MRKTLTVIWILAATLCFGQPQIKLSDPLPTDPKVTKGVLANGMTYYVRANSTPKNRADLYLVVRAGSVEEDDNQMGLAHFAEHLAFNGTKNFPKHELINYLESIGMEFGPEINAYTSFDETVYMIKVPLDSTTFMNKGLQVLYDWASQVTDADDEIEKERGVIHEEWRGGRDADERMMQKWLPVFLHDSKYADRLPIGKMEIVDHFAPELLRKFRKDWYRPDLEAVVVVGDFDQQVMVKQITEMFSKIPAVKNPRKKNEYDVPNHKETLVSVVTDKEAQYAVAQIFYKHPLEKSKTVGDYRKGIVEGLYNAMINDRLAELTQNENPPFLMANSGYGALFGPKSVYNSVAVCQNGKIEVGIKTVLTENERVLKFGFTQSELDRQKAAMMTSMENAFNEREKQKSEAYAEEYKRNFLTTEEPFPGIENEYKYYQAFIPEIKLEEVNALAAKWITKENRVVILTAPEIEGVSVPTEADIRKYLNEVEQTPIKPYVDNVTDKPLIPKEPTAGSIASIRKIDQVDAEEWTLSNGAKVIVKSTDFKDDEILFSAYSLGGSSLYGQKDDVSAEMAPSILALSGLGDFDKVSLDKLLSGKAVAINPYISDLREGFGGGSSVKDAETLFQLICMYFVGQRTDQSAFNSFMSRTAGALENKKTSPEAAFQDTLQVVSANYSPRKRPMTAEILKEADLSRITEINHERFSDASDFKFFFVGKIDKEALKQLVVKYLASIPSTHKNENWKDDGIKEPSGIVEKTVYKGQDAKSMQYLVFHGNYEYSRRNNLLINALSKILTTRLLEVIREDKSSVYYIDANPSVERFPEAKYSMAINYGADPAKLAELKEAVFAQIKDIATNGPSAIDLQKAKEKLLRERETNLRENKYWLSVLSTTWFNSDADFSQFGDYENIVNSFTVEDIKAAANKWFDFKNYYGVALKPEAAK; encoded by the coding sequence ATGAGAAAAACACTCACCGTAATTTGGATACTGGCAGCAACGCTTTGCTTTGGTCAGCCTCAAATCAAACTGAGCGATCCATTACCAACCGACCCCAAAGTAACCAAAGGAGTTTTAGCAAACGGAATGACCTATTATGTGAGAGCCAACAGTACGCCGAAAAACCGGGCCGATCTTTACCTGGTTGTGAGGGCCGGGTCTGTTGAAGAAGACGATAATCAAATGGGATTGGCTCACTTTGCAGAACATTTGGCATTTAACGGAACTAAAAATTTTCCGAAGCATGAACTGATCAATTACCTGGAATCAATCGGAATGGAATTTGGTCCCGAAATCAATGCTTATACCAGCTTCGATGAAACTGTTTACATGATTAAAGTTCCGCTCGACAGTACAACGTTCATGAATAAAGGATTGCAGGTGCTTTACGATTGGGCCAGTCAGGTGACCGATGCTGACGATGAAATTGAGAAGGAGCGTGGAGTTATTCACGAGGAGTGGCGTGGTGGACGTGATGCCGATGAACGCATGATGCAAAAATGGCTTCCGGTTTTCCTGCACGATTCGAAATATGCTGATCGGCTTCCGATTGGTAAAATGGAAATTGTCGATCATTTCGCACCGGAACTGTTGCGTAAGTTCCGAAAAGATTGGTATCGTCCCGATTTGGAAGCTGTTGTCGTTGTCGGCGATTTCGATCAGCAGGTCATGGTGAAGCAAATTACCGAAATGTTCTCAAAAATTCCGGCAGTCAAAAATCCAAGAAAGAAAAATGAGTATGATGTCCCCAATCACAAGGAAACTTTGGTTTCGGTAGTTACTGACAAGGAAGCGCAATATGCCGTTGCACAGATTTTTTACAAACATCCACTTGAGAAATCGAAAACCGTAGGCGATTATCGTAAAGGAATTGTTGAAGGTTTATACAATGCAATGATTAATGATCGTTTAGCAGAATTAACACAGAATGAAAATCCACCTTTTCTGATGGCCAATTCGGGTTACGGAGCGCTTTTTGGTCCCAAAAGTGTGTACAATTCAGTAGCTGTTTGTCAAAATGGGAAGATTGAAGTAGGAATTAAGACGGTGCTTACAGAGAATGAACGGGTGTTGAAGTTTGGGTTTACGCAGAGTGAACTCGATCGGCAGAAGGCTGCTATGATGACATCGATGGAGAATGCTTTCAATGAGCGGGAAAAACAAAAATCGGAAGCCTATGCCGAAGAATATAAACGGAATTTCCTGACTACAGAAGAACCTTTTCCAGGCATTGAAAATGAATACAAGTATTATCAGGCGTTTATTCCTGAAATTAAGCTGGAAGAAGTAAATGCTCTGGCTGCAAAATGGATTACCAAAGAAAACCGGGTGGTCATTTTAACAGCTCCTGAAATTGAGGGTGTTTCAGTACCAACTGAAGCCGACATCAGGAAATACCTCAATGAAGTTGAACAGACACCGATTAAACCGTATGTTGATAATGTTACTGATAAACCGCTTATTCCGAAAGAACCAACTGCCGGTTCAATTGCGTCAATCCGGAAAATTGATCAGGTTGATGCTGAAGAATGGACGCTTTCGAACGGCGCAAAAGTGATCGTAAAATCAACCGATTTTAAAGATGACGAAATCCTTTTCTCGGCATACAGTTTGGGCGGAAGTTCGCTTTACGGGCAGAAAGATGATGTTTCGGCAGAAATGGCTCCATCAATTCTTGCTTTGAGTGGCTTGGGCGATTTCGATAAAGTGTCTCTGGATAAACTCCTTTCAGGAAAAGCGGTTGCAATAAATCCATATATCAGCGATTTGCGCGAAGGTTTTGGCGGCGGTTCTTCGGTTAAAGATGCTGAAACATTGTTCCAATTAATTTGCATGTATTTTGTTGGTCAGCGCACCGACCAGTCGGCCTTTAATTCGTTTATGTCGCGAACTGCAGGGGCTTTAGAGAATAAAAAAACATCTCCGGAAGCAGCATTTCAGGATACTTTACAGGTAGTTTCGGCCAATTACAGTCCTCGCAAACGACCGATGACCGCGGAAATACTGAAAGAAGCAGATTTATCCAGAATAACCGAAATCAATCATGAGCGTTTCAGTGATGCCAGTGACTTTAAGTTCTTTTTCGTCGGAAAGATTGATAAGGAAGCATTAAAACAACTGGTTGTGAAATATCTGGCCTCGATTCCATCGACTCATAAAAATGAAAATTGGAAGGATGATGGGATTAAAGAACCTTCAGGAATCGTTGAGAAAACTGTTTATAAAGGTCAGGATGCCAAAAGCATGCAATACCTGGTTTTTCATGGTAATTATGAATACAGCCGAAGAAATAATTTGTTGATTAACGCTTTGAGTAAAATTTTGACAACCCGTTTGCTGGAAGTCATTCGCGAGGATAAAAGCAGCGTTTATTACATTGATGCCAATCCATCGGTAGAGAGATTTCCTGAAGCAAAATACAGCATGGCCATCAATTATGGCGCTGACCCTGCAAAATTAGCCGAATTGAAAGAAGCCGTTTTTGCCCAGATCAAAGATATTGCCACCAACGGACCATCGGCAATTGATTTACAAAAAGCCAAAGAAAAACTGCTCAGGGAGCGCGAGACAAACCTGCGCGAAAACAAATATTGGCTGAGTGTTTTGAGCACTACATGGTTTAATAGTGATGCCGATTTTAGCCAGTTTGGAGATTACGAAAACATTGTAAATTCATTTACGGTTGAGGATATAAAAGCTGCGGCAAACAAATGGTTTGATTTTAAGAATTATTACGGAGTTGCCTTAAAACCTGAAGCTGCGAAGTAG
- a CDS encoding nucleotidyltransferase family protein encodes MKALLFAAGLGTRLKEHTQDKPKALVSVAGKPLLQHAIEHLKQFGISDITINVFHFAEQVISFVKENNSFGIDMHISDERDQLLDTGGGLKKAGTFLKGNEPILIYNVDVISNLDLNTLLKYHQEQNALTTLVVRQRETSRYLMFDQNLQLAGWKNFSNGETIISRAESFANAQPLAFSGIHIIQPEFLELITEVGKFPIMDLYLRLAKNQSIKAFVDESDLWMDLGKPEQLLAAEKLFGKK; translated from the coding sequence GTGAAAGCACTCCTTTTTGCAGCAGGACTCGGAACAAGATTAAAAGAGCACACTCAGGATAAACCCAAAGCACTGGTTAGTGTTGCCGGGAAACCACTTCTTCAACATGCCATCGAACATTTGAAACAATTCGGAATTTCGGACATAACCATTAACGTTTTTCATTTTGCAGAACAAGTCATTTCTTTCGTGAAAGAAAATAATTCATTCGGAATTGACATGCACATTTCGGATGAACGCGATCAGCTTTTGGATACAGGTGGTGGATTAAAAAAGGCTGGCACTTTCCTGAAAGGCAACGAACCAATCCTGATCTACAATGTAGACGTGATCAGCAATCTGGATCTGAATACCCTTCTGAAATACCATCAGGAACAAAACGCATTGACAACTTTGGTTGTCAGACAGCGAGAAACCAGCCGCTACCTGATGTTTGACCAAAATCTGCAATTGGCAGGTTGGAAAAACTTCAGCAATGGCGAAACAATTATTAGCCGCGCCGAATCATTTGCCAACGCTCAACCACTCGCATTTAGTGGAATTCATATCATTCAGCCTGAATTTTTGGAATTAATAACCGAAGTTGGGAAATTCCCGATCATGGATCTTTATTTACGACTGGCCAAAAATCAGTCCATCAAAGCTTTTGTAGATGAGTCGGACCTTTGGATGGATTTGGGAAAACCGGAACAATTGCTTGCTGCTGAAAAACTCTTCGGTAAAAAATAG
- the ribH gene encoding 6,7-dimethyl-8-ribityllumazine synthase produces MATKNLSEYDLTTVPSAASMKFGIVVAEWNYEITGALAQGAADTLKRHGAKDENIIIKHVPGTFELTLGAQYLAEYAGVDAIIVLGCVIQGETRHFDFICQGVTQGITSLNMKYNKPFIFGVLTTDNQQQALDRAGGKLGNKGDEAAVTAIKMLALRNDLK; encoded by the coding sequence ATGGCAACAAAAAATTTATCAGAATACGATTTAACAACAGTTCCATCAGCCGCATCAATGAAGTTTGGGATTGTAGTTGCAGAATGGAATTACGAAATCACAGGTGCATTGGCCCAAGGCGCTGCTGATACGTTGAAAAGACATGGAGCTAAAGATGAAAACATCATCATAAAACACGTTCCGGGGACTTTCGAGCTGACTCTTGGAGCCCAATATCTGGCCGAATATGCAGGTGTTGATGCTATAATCGTTTTGGGATGCGTCATTCAGGGAGAAACCCGCCATTTCGACTTTATTTGTCAGGGAGTTACTCAGGGAATCACCAGCCTGAACATGAAATACAACAAGCCTTTTATTTTTGGAGTTCTCACCACCGACAACCAACAACAAGCACTCGACCGTGCAGGAGGCAAACTTGGGAATAAAGGTGATGAAGCAGCAGTTACAGCCATTAAGATGCTGGCATTAAGAAATGATCTAAAATAA
- a CDS encoding tetratricopeptide repeat protein gives MAKDKKNTQVDNLTEVESALTKTEQFLESNSKLIGIVVGAIVVVAVGYLGLNKFYLEPRTKEAQEQMFMAQNYFEKDSFNLALNGDGNNPGFLDIIDDFGSTKAGKLSYYYAGVSYLNMGQFDKAIDYLKKFDTDDALLGPISVGAQGDAQLELGKTDKALDLYTEAYKMNDNELTAPIYMLKAGELLESSSKQDEALKIYETIKQKFPESNEGRSIDKYIARVKAKM, from the coding sequence ATGGCAAAAGACAAAAAAAACACTCAGGTGGATAACCTAACCGAAGTAGAAAGTGCATTAACCAAAACAGAGCAATTTCTTGAATCAAATTCCAAATTAATTGGTATCGTAGTCGGTGCAATTGTAGTTGTAGCTGTTGGTTATCTTGGTTTAAACAAGTTTTACCTTGAACCACGGACAAAAGAAGCCCAGGAACAGATGTTTATGGCTCAGAATTATTTTGAAAAAGACTCTTTTAATCTGGCTCTGAATGGCGACGGTAACAATCCGGGATTTTTAGATATCATTGACGATTTTGGATCGACAAAAGCTGGTAAACTTTCATACTATTATGCCGGGGTTTCTTATTTAAACATGGGTCAGTTCGACAAAGCAATTGACTACCTTAAAAAGTTCGATACCGACGATGCTCTGCTAGGTCCTATTTCAGTTGGAGCTCAGGGTGATGCTCAACTTGAACTTGGAAAAACAGACAAAGCGCTCGATTTATACACCGAAGCTTATAAAATGAATGACAATGAACTAACAGCGCCTATTTACATGTTAAAAGCAGGTGAGCTACTGGAAAGTTCAAGCAAACAAGATGAAGCTTTGAAAATCTACGAAACGATCAAACAAAAATTTCCTGAAAGTAATGAAGGAAGAAGCATTGATAAATACATTGCAAGAGTTAAGGCTAAAATGTAG
- the recF gene encoding DNA replication/repair protein RecF (All proteins in this family for which functions are known are DNA-binding proteins that assist the filamentation of RecA onto DNA for the initiation of recombination or recombinational repair.), producing MYIQELSVVNFKNFEHAEFKFSDSLNCFIGNNGAGKTNLMDAIYYLSFCKSFLNSVDGQNIRFDQEFFMIQGKYTRLESDEVIYCGLKRNQKKIVKRNQKDYKKLSEHIGLIPLIIVTPSDTNLISGGSDERRRFVDAVISQYDAVYLENLIRYNRALQQRNNLLKQFAGRNNFQLESLEVWDDQLVKYGQQIHEVRKVFIENLQPIFQNYYELISGGREIVGLKHQSDLTNNSFEQLLKDSIGKDRMLQYTTTGIHKEDFEFELAGYPIRKFGSQGQKKTYLVALKLAQFDFMKAISGLTPILLLDDIFDKLDKNRVEQIVKLVADDHFGQIFITDTNREHLDQIIAGLETESRIFTISDGNVINLTQ from the coding sequence ATGTATATTCAAGAATTGTCGGTTGTTAATTTCAAGAACTTTGAACATGCTGAATTTAAGTTTTCTGACAGCTTAAATTGTTTCATAGGCAATAATGGTGCAGGCAAAACGAACCTGATGGACGCTATTTATTACCTTTCGTTTTGTAAAAGTTTCCTGAATTCAGTCGATGGTCAAAATATCAGGTTCGATCAGGAATTTTTTATGATTCAGGGAAAATACACCCGGCTCGAATCGGATGAAGTTATTTATTGCGGCCTGAAAAGAAATCAAAAGAAAATAGTCAAGCGGAATCAGAAGGATTACAAAAAGTTGTCGGAGCATATAGGTCTGATTCCGTTAATTATTGTTACTCCATCAGACACTAACCTGATTTCAGGGGGCAGTGATGAACGCCGCCGGTTTGTTGATGCGGTTATTTCGCAGTACGATGCTGTTTACCTTGAAAATTTGATTCGGTATAACCGGGCTTTACAGCAACGGAATAACCTTCTTAAACAGTTTGCCGGAAGAAATAACTTTCAGTTGGAGTCGCTGGAGGTTTGGGATGATCAGCTCGTAAAATACGGACAGCAGATTCACGAGGTTCGTAAGGTTTTCATTGAGAATTTGCAGCCCATTTTCCAGAATTACTATGAACTGATTTCAGGCGGAAGAGAAATTGTGGGCTTGAAGCATCAGTCTGACTTAACCAACAATAGTTTTGAACAGTTACTGAAAGATTCTATTGGGAAGGATCGCATGCTTCAATACACAACAACTGGTATTCATAAAGAAGATTTTGAGTTCGAATTAGCTGGTTATCCGATTCGGAAATTTGGCTCGCAAGGCCAGAAAAAGACTTACCTTGTGGCCCTCAAATTGGCTCAGTTCGATTTTATGAAAGCCATTTCGGGATTGACTCCGATTTTATTGTTGGATGATATTTTCGATAAACTGGACAAGAATCGTGTGGAACAGATCGTGAAACTGGTTGCCGACGATCATTTTGGACAGATTTTTATTACCGACACCAATCGGGAACACCTCGACCAGATTATTGCTGGTTTGGAAACTGAATCACGGATTTTTACCATCAGTGATGGAAATGTTATTAATTTGACTCAATGA
- a CDS encoding DUF721 domain-containing protein produces MRKSNAQSISSVLKSYVQENNLERKLNELDLIKSWESVMGKTVSRYTGNLYIQNSTLFVETTSPIVRNELLMMKEEIRVRLNEVVGEELIKAIIFR; encoded by the coding sequence ATGAGAAAAAGTAATGCTCAAAGTATAAGTAGTGTGCTGAAAAGCTATGTTCAGGAAAATAATCTCGAACGTAAACTGAATGAACTGGACCTGATTAAATCGTGGGAATCGGTAATGGGAAAAACGGTATCGCGCTATACAGGGAATTTGTACATTCAAAACAGCACCCTGTTTGTTGAAACAACTTCGCCAATTGTTCGCAACGAATTGTTAATGATGAAGGAAGAAATACGTGTTCGTCTGAATGAAGTGGTTGGTGAAGAGTTGATTAAGGCTATCATATTTAGGTAA